In Halomarina salina, one DNA window encodes the following:
- a CDS encoding ABC transporter ATP-binding protein, whose amino-acid sequence MHENPTSTTDAAPADAVAGRRASPTDRSPTADPVLELSGVGKRYGSETAVSDLDLLVHEGELVTLLGPSGCGKTTTLRMIAGLESVTEGTIEVGGTVVAGDGPQTPPEERDVGLVFQEFALFPHLTVAENVAFGLEDPDSPEAEARVDDLLDLVGLSEYGDRSPEDLSGGQRQRVALARSLAPEPDVLLLDEPFSNLDVRLRVRMREEVKRILDEANVTAVSVTHDQEEALSISDRIAVVNDGRLEQVGPPEEVFENPTSRFVASFLGQASFLPAEVTADAVETSVGSYDRDLLAGLGDGYAGSRVDVLVRPDDLRAEPAAAGDADGTVVRRQYTGPSFVYHVELDDGTVVRCLHNHTEEFEVGDPVTVTLVADHELAWYPAR is encoded by the coding sequence ATGCATGAGAACCCGACCTCGACGACGGACGCAGCACCCGCCGACGCGGTGGCAGGGCGTCGTGCATCCCCGACTGACCGGTCGCCGACCGCCGACCCGGTGCTGGAACTGTCCGGCGTCGGTAAACGCTACGGCTCGGAGACCGCCGTCTCCGACCTCGACCTGCTCGTCCACGAGGGGGAGCTCGTCACGCTCCTCGGCCCCTCTGGCTGCGGGAAGACGACGACCCTCCGGATGATAGCGGGCCTCGAATCGGTCACCGAGGGCACCATCGAGGTCGGCGGCACGGTGGTCGCCGGCGACGGCCCGCAGACGCCCCCGGAGGAGCGAGACGTGGGACTGGTGTTCCAGGAGTTCGCGCTGTTCCCCCACCTGACCGTCGCCGAGAACGTCGCGTTCGGCCTCGAGGACCCGGACTCGCCGGAGGCTGAAGCACGCGTCGACGACCTGCTCGACCTCGTCGGCCTGTCGGAGTACGGCGACCGCTCGCCCGAGGACCTCTCGGGCGGCCAGCGCCAGCGCGTGGCGCTCGCCCGGTCGCTCGCGCCCGAACCGGACGTCCTCCTGCTGGACGAGCCGTTCTCGAACCTCGACGTGCGCCTCCGGGTCAGGATGCGCGAGGAGGTCAAGCGCATCCTCGACGAGGCGAACGTCACCGCCGTCTCCGTCACCCACGACCAGGAGGAGGCGCTCTCCATCTCCGACCGCATCGCCGTCGTCAACGACGGCCGTCTCGAACAGGTCGGTCCACCCGAGGAGGTGTTCGAGAACCCGACGTCGCGGTTCGTCGCCTCGTTCCTCGGGCAGGCCAGTTTCCTCCCCGCCGAGGTGACGGCGGACGCCGTCGAGACGAGCGTCGGCTCCTACGACCGGGACCTGCTGGCGGGGCTCGGCGACGGCTACGCGGGGAGTCGGGTCGACGTCCTCGTCCGCCCCGACGACCTCCGGGCCGAACCGGCCGCGGCCGGCGACGCCGACGGGACCGTCGTCCGCCGACAGTACACCGGCCCGTCGTTCGTCTACCACGTCGAACTCGACGACGGCACCGTCGTGCGCTGTCTCCACAACCACACCGAGGAGTTCGAGGTGGGCGACCCGGTGACGGTGACGCTCGTCGCCGACCACGAACTCGCCTGGTACCCGGCCCGATAG